The Oryza brachyantha chromosome 7, ObraRS2, whole genome shotgun sequence genomic interval CCCAACGCCGAGGCGATCGTGAGGGGCGTCGTGAAGAAGGCGGTGGAGCAGGACCCCGGTGTCGGAGCGGGGCTCATCCGCTTGCTCTTCCATGATTGCTTCGTccaggtacgtacgtacgttcaTGGCGCTGCGGCATGCATGGACGCACGCATGGCGAGCTTGACGTCGGCGAACGTGTTGCTCACCGAGTCGCTTGTGGTATGGTCAGGGTTGTGATGGCTCCGTCCTCCTCGACGCGACGGTGGCGAACCCGCAGCCGGAGAAGCTGGCGCCGCCGAACCTGACGCTGCGGGGGTTCGAGGTGATCGACCAGGCCAAGGCGGCGCTGGAGGCGGCGTGCCCGGGCGACGTCTCCtgcgccgacgtcgtcgccttcgccggcCGCGACGCCACCGTCCTGCTCAGCGCCACCAAGGCCGAGTTCGCCATGCCGGCGGGGCGGCTCGACGGCCGCGTGTCGCTCGCCAGCGAGGCGCTCGActtcctcccgccgccgacctccaacctctccgacctcACCGCCAGCTTCGCCGCCAAGgggctcggcgtcggcgacctcGTCGTGCTCTCCGGCGCGCACACCGTGGGCAGGTCCCACTGCTCCTCCTTCTCCGACCGCCTCAACTCCTCCAACTCCGACATCAACCCTgcgctcgccgcctccctgcGGCGGCAGTGCAGCGCGAAcgcgagcagcgccgccggcggcgaccccaCCGTGATGCAGGACGCCGTGACGCCCGACGTGCTGGACAGCCAGTACTACACCAACGTGCTCAACGGCAGCGCGCTCTTCACGTCGGACGCGGCGCTCCTGACGTCGCTGGAGACGAAGGTGGCGGTGCTGGCGAACGCGATCATCCCGGGCCTGTGGGAGGGGAGGTTCAGGACGGCGATGGTGAAGATGGCCGCCGTCGAGGTCAAGTCggtcgccgacggcgaggtcaGGAAGAACTGCAGAGTCATCAACTGAGACAGATGAATATATCTACGTGTGACGTTGACAATAAAgtagatatttaaatttaatacagGACTGAAAAAATCCATTCAATTACGAACTGAATTTGAACTGAATGTATAGAAGATAGCATCGGTGCATCGcttgatttgtttatttagtCGAATTGTGTTGCTACTCTGTTGTTCCTATTCGTTCATTAGttaattgttttattatgatgagtaaatttgaaaaaaaataaaaactacagCTTTCTGGTTAAAACTATGGCTGCAATTTCAGTTGTGCATTTGACAAAACTCTACCAATAGTGCATTGTGTAAACTCTGTTTGTTTAATGAgcttttttaaaatcattaGAAAAGTACCTttagatattatatttttaagtgtaaaaatttagtctcttgagataaaatatatcttaagatatcaGAATTGTTCAGGTTCTAGTTTATTCATGTTCAACCGTCGGTTTGATCCTGTCCCTATTTTGCACTACGGTTGGAAACAGTGTCAGTTGTGAAAATAGCATATGAGGTCTAGCcctatattttcataatctGGCTGTCCAAGAAATAAAGATTTTCGTCGCACAAACACAGACTGAAACATGGGCCCGCGACTGAAATAGTTGGCCCATTGAGCCTAACCATAAGGCCCGATGGCATACCTGGACTCTGAGCCTACAGATGGCATACCTGCGGACTGCGGTGATTGTtggagaaaacaaaatacgcagttacaaacgaaaaataatttataaaaaaaacttctatatatgtattcttaatgatttaaaagtcaagctaaaaataagcttcgatgaaaaaactcaaaatcgactataaatttaagattaaaaatttaaatattgacttataaacataaatataagcagaaataTAGGGGGTtggattcaaaatttatgattgCAATCATGTGAAGTTTTTgcatatgtgtttttttttcacgctCTCTCAAAAAAGGAGTATTTTCCAAATGTCTATAGCACAATAACTGACATAGTACTAACTCCATTTTCAAAAGATATGgtgtgtttatttttgttaagataacaatttaacaaaaaattattctattagactataatttttacaacacaaaattgatattattatATCCATATTCGAAATACTCTCATGACTATAATTTTGTGTCACATAAATGATATACTAATAAAGTAATCTTTGATCAAAATCTTATCCTATCGAAATAAAACAAGttttaaaatggagggaatatcAAGTTTTCAGCATGCAGCTTGCGAATTGGCAGGAAGAACTCCTGATGACCCTTGAACTTAATTCAAGGAGGCACTCACCAAATCCAAGATGGTTTCTTCTAGGAGTTCAGTTAACATCAAATAACTCCACAAAACGGGTGAAAGCTGCAGCAAAAAAGGCATAAATGTAGCCCCTGTTTCTGTCAAACTAGAAGGGTGAAAAACACTGACAAATGTATGTAGTatatctgaactctgaagaggACGGGTGTATGCTTTGTTTACTGATCGAATCACCAACGGCGTTGGGCGTTGGCATCAGAAATGCAAAAGCAAGATAGCACCCACAGCATCAACAACCGCACTGCATGCAAATGCATCCATTCCGACGATCTGTCGAATTTTATTGAAAACCAAGTTTGTTTTCAGGCATGTCTAGAACATGTGATGTAGTGGCATACATGTGGCATCTGACCAAGAACACACTCTAAGCAGCCATTTGCCCATATTTCCCCTTAAATACACCCTTTGGAGCAAGACCAATATCATCGATGACAATACAATTTTATTCAGTCCGCTTCCAACCTCGaattgtgttttttctttttctcctagTTCAAGACAGCAAGAGCTTCGAGAAGGGAAGCAACAAAATGCATCTGGACCTCCTCATCGATCGTCAAGAACAGGGGTACATGTACAAACAGAGATTTGATGCCGTGTTGCTCTGCAAACCGAAGAGAGTGATAATACACATAGTTGCATACGAACCGACCGGCATCGTCTGACGGCATTACGTCGTAGCCTGTCTTCCTGAGTGACTTGGTTAACTCATTTACTGGAAGGGTAGTCTGGTTGTTCAATGAAAAGTTCACAGAGGAATGTGATTAGTCTCAAGATCAACAATGCTCTAAATCCAAAACTTGAAATCTCTGATGATTGAAGTTTTATTCATGTAACGATGTGCATGTGAACTTCCTTTGTTTGGTATCATGCAGGCAACATGTTCGAATCAAATAAAAACTGAACTTCCATTCATTGCTTTTATAATAGGTTGCAAACCAAAAACACACGATCATTGCCTTCTTTTAATCTAGTCCTAACAGATTTGTTTGAACTGAAAGAACTAATAAGAAATGGGATCTTCGACAATACTTCCGAAACTCAAGCCCCTAATGGCTTTAAGGTAACTGTGGAGAGAAGTGGACTTATTGCAGTAGAATTAACAATactcaggccgcgttcggggTGGGTAAAAAGGATGTTAGTTATCTGGcgtggaaaacatagtaatagattagtccatgattaattaattattaattataacgAAATTGtagaatatattaatatgattttttaagcaactttcttataaagttttttttgcaaaaaatacaccgtttagcagttcaggaagcgtgcacgcgaaaaacgagagaatctggggtaaggaggagaggagccgAGCGCGGCCTCAATGTTCAACTTTGCAATCTGTAGGGTTTTTTTTCCCAACAGGAGGGTCTCTTATGGGCTCACGGCCACAGAATTACGTGGGAGGAAAAAAGACAGATGAAACTCTGCAGTTGTAGCTATATTCCAACAAATATCCATCGGTTTTCAGACAAACTTTTTAACTTAAAAGGTTATACCTCTCTTGTCCGTGAGATGCCTCCATCGGATGGCACAATAGGGACCCTCTGCATGGGAACCATCAAACTGGTAAAACACAATGTCAATATAGCTGGACAAACATAAGTATTGGGAAAAACTGCAACCTGAGGTTTCCACCCTAGCTCATCTGGACAACGGAAGGTCGCTTCATTAACAGCTTGATTCTCAAGAGCAAACCTTGTTGCACCACTATTGACTCCAAAGTGGATCTGCACATGTTTCAAATgataattaattcaattatcCGAGTGGCATTGCAGGAAAATAGAAACTACCCTATTCTTTTTCAGACAGAAGATCATGGCAACATTCAAGGCGCTGACTGCATTGCAGCAGTATGTAATGTGGAATCAAGAAAGGTGAATACTAACCCAAATTACTTGCCCCTGAGCTGATGACCCGTTCTCTCTTTCTGCAACGGCAGATTCCAAAACCTTATATAATGTGCCAAGCGCTCCCTGCCCTGCAGTTTCAAGAATTGTGCAGCTCCCAAGCACAAGGTTTTTTGGCAATCCTTTCTTTTCCACGAATGATTTCAGATTGCTCACGATTTTCTCAGTTGGGTTCTCAGCAACCCCATGGAACTTCTTAAATCCAGTAATGTGCACAGTAACAACTGAAGGTCCTTCCGATCCCATTTACACTTCTGAGAAATTGCAAACAACCTTATTTACCTGAACAGAACAAAATTCAATAAATGGATAAGCATTAGCAAGGCATAAACTAAACCATACAAAAAGCTGGACGTCACGAGCATCACTGCCTCATTATGAACTTGCTAAAATCTTAAGCATCAGGCAAGCATAAATTATAGCAGCCATTTTCATATGCCCCAATGATAGGCACCTGAGCTTAACAACAGGGCACACAAAAGGCTGTAACACTACAACAGTACAAAAATGTAGGACCCCTGAGTAAATTTAGACAACCaccatatgattttatttttacctgCACAGAGAGTCAGAGACTACATTTAGAACCACAATCTCCGGAACTGATGAAGcaatcattttctttcttccaaaaacaaaagcaatCATTGCTCTAAAGATTTTATTAAGAAGTGAGCAACCCACAACCACCAAATAATAGAATCTCACAGAAGGCGAAAACAAGTAGCAACTGCAACCTAATGCTTAGTTCAACCGATGAGTACCTTATCCAAATTCAACACTAACTACACAGGCACCACAGTACAAGGCTGAAAGCTATAGCACATAAGTGATGTCTGCTGTCTCTGCAAAAGCAAACCCTGACCGGTGACCACAAGAACAAGAGCAAAAATCTTCCAAACAGCGAAGCTCCTACCCGGAAGAAACTAACAACCAAGTGTTTGCACTTGAAGTAGGTGCCTTGCCAACAAACTTTGCCACAACCAATGAAAACTGAAGCTCATAAAGAACAGAAATCAACTAAGAAACATAAACATCGGCTCTCATGTTGTTGTCGTCTCGTCTTGAATATAGTGAAAACTTCATCTCGCAGACGTAATTAAACTGAAATCGATATATGCACCTATAGAAAACGCACACGAGAATCCTTTCTCGAAGCATGCTGTGCTTATTAGTCAACTCCACGTCTCTACCCAGCATAAACGTCAAAATCACCCAAAACTAGAAGCGCAGAGGACCACACAAATCCTCACAATTCCCCCATTACCTCCACCCCAATCAAGCACCAGGCATGAACACATACACCGATTGCGCCAAAATCAACGAGGGAAATTCACAAGAACCCAAGACCCAATCCTGCAAAAAGCAACCACCTTTGGGATCGATCACCTCAGAATCATCCCCCAataatccccccccccccacccacccacccacccaaaAGCCCAAACCTCAACAACAGCGAGCAAGAAAACCATAGCCCTGCCTGAGCAGCCAAGAAAAGGACGAACTGCGCGCCGTTACAGAAACATCAACCGCAACcatcagcggcggcggcggcgacccaaGAACACAAAAACGCTCTCACCTTGGGAggaagcaggcggcggcggcggcggcgaaggaatttcttgcaagttttttttcctcaccACTGCAAGAAGATTCGGCTAGAAGTAGATAGAGGTAGCGGATGCTGCGATTGCAGGCAGGCGAAGGCAAAGGCCCGTCCTTTTAAAGCGCATCGCGCACCACCACCCACACGGGGAAGAGTAGAAGAACAGTCGAAATGCACAAGCAATCgaggagacgagacgagaggagacgagacgagatGGATGGACTCACTCACTCTCACTGGGGGCAGTGGCTgaccggtggggcccaccgtgATGCAACCGCCCGCCTCGTGGACTCGGGGCAGCCGCGAGATAGGCTGCGGCGCTGTACACGGGAAAATTGTTAGCTGCTCAGTCCTCTCGTAgagcaaattaaatattataatcaATTGTCCgctccaatttatttataatcaatttaataattaatttatataaaattatctataaaacattaccATGTCTCATATCATATACACatattctctctcctctcttatctcacTAAAATATGTTAATATCTTTACAGtcggcttatagcctgctatttcATCGGCTCTTAGATGCAACTCTCATTCCTAAAATGAGTTCTaagataaagttattttagaatagacaactaaaaaaataataagtactTTTAGACTTTAAActttgatgtattttttgggTGTAACTGAAATTCTATATTTTCAACCAATGAGATACTCTATATGTtctatattgtaaaattttttagctatatttaaattcatctaGCGATTAATATAcatcattagtatatatgtctaatgtctatatgaatttagtcaAGGCTGAAAAGTCCCACCAATAGAGTTAGAGTTAGTACATAAAAAAGGTTGCTTTTTTATccactttttttctaaagaaaacatAAGACCCCGTAATTGGAACAGAGTTGTTACCGCTGTTTCCACTTAGAGTTATTGtaattattagaaataatataaaataaacaaatatattattataatctagatcttatattactataatatgataaacttAAGTTTGTGTTTTTCTCACATTATTGGTTGGATAAAGAACTACAGCTCTAAGGtactttcaaaaaattatgcacCCTATTGTCCATTAACTATTTCAGTATATAATAGTTCATAGTGTAGTACTCTAGATCAATAATCATTATTACAGTAATCTTAACTAAATACAAATATGgactaagttttattttaaagacTATTGAAGGGTTCTATTAGTAGTTGGCAGATAAATTCTTTccagaaaaatatgtatatgtatcaCAGTCAGTTTGCAGGTTTGCAAACGCTGACGCCAAAGTTTGGCAAGTAGGAGCAGAGATAAGGACCGGATTCAGTCTGCAGCATTTTGGAGTTCATCGAAAAGGTTCGGTTCAGATAACAGAACGGAACAGAATTGgttctggaaaaaaaaaaagagatagagagagaaataaatcAGGAGGCCAGAACCACGGCTCTTTGTTCTTCTCGCAATCGCATCCGCTGCTGCAACCTCCAATGATTGGAGCAGCTGTGCGTGTACTTTGCTCATCCAGCATCATGATCTGATGGTTGATGCCTTGATGGAGGAGAGGTCACAGTCACAGCTTGATCTCATAGCATGTTAATTTCTTCTCAGTTCTCATGAGAAATCCATTGCCAGTTTCTGATGATAATGATTCAGGAGGCAAGCTTTGATCTGAAATCTGAATCTTCTGTTCTTCAATCAGGCATTGCCAACCACCAACAAACATGTCTTTCTTCTTTTACTCTTCGCTACTTTTACTCTTCTGAACCAGAAGTAGTGGGCGATTACGAAGAACCAACCTACCTGCAAGAAAATAATAGAATGATATAGAgtactaattaatataaatagagattactaaacaaataacagccatattaaaaaacatataatggTACACTCATCTTTGCTGTTGCTCACCTGGATTTTCCTGAATGATTAAATCGTCTGTGCAGATAAGAATAGGCGTGTGCTCATCCAACTTGGTCTCTTCTGACGTAGATGCGAGCAAAACAAtttgtgaaaaagaaaagggcaaAGCCCCCAGGATCAAGCTCTCAATGGAACAGCCCACTGTATAAAGAGTAAAGTCATTAAAAGGAGAAGATCTTCAGCTGTTTGCATTATGCCAAATAACTTGGTTGCAGCTAACTGTTCAAACAAGAATCGTTCAAAGAAATATGTTCAAACACAGCGAATTTTGCTTAAAGAACAACTGGCTGACTTCAAAATAAGTTACGCAACTCAACTGCTAAAAACAACTGTTGTAGCATGAAGAACTAGGAACAAAAATAGAGGATCTAGATAGATGTCGGACacaagagagaaaagatgaaCAATTTAAGAAATGCGTAGAAAAACAATATGAAATTTGGAGGTCCTACTTATAATCTGCCTTTACCCTTTATTCTCAAGTGGCTTGTGCTCTTACACACTGGGAAACAAGTAGGacctaggctgcgttcggcgtAAGTTAAGTAATCCGGTGCgtacgaaaaatatagtaataaattagtacataattaattaattattaattataaaaattataaaatagattaatatgatttttaaaacaatttttctataaaaattttcaaaaatatattgtttagttgTTTGGGGAAACAtgtgcgtgaaaaacgagagaaacTATGTTAATAAAGAGGGGAAAGATCACGGCCCTAGTAATAACTACAATAATGTTTTCTAAAAAGCTTAAGACTAGTAATGCTTACATTAGCTGTAGTTGTTTTTGCAATGATCATGATGGCACAGTACTAACTTCCAGCCAAATAATCCATGGTCTTGTTAGTTATTAGAGGCTGATGGAATAATAAGCTTCAAGAAAGACCGTGAATTTGTGCGCTATTTTTTGGAATCTATAACATTGTGCTACAACCACTTCTCTAAGATTCCGTCTTGATTAAAAAGAAAGTTGCCTCATGAAAGGTAGCACTGGTGCTTAGTTAGTTCAATCCATGCGACACGTTTTTACTACTAGTCGTTAGCTCGTTCGACACTAATCAAAGATGTTAGCAGGCTAGATTCACATATTATCACTTAGTTGGACCATTACATCTAACCCCTGAAATGGAAACAAAACACTTACAATTCATTACAAACTAATAAGCTAGCCATCCAATGGAATTAAGAAAGAGGAACCACATATTTATTATTCCAACCCTTCATTCATTCCAGGCGAAAGGTTGGGTTCAGGATTCGAACCCTGGTGGTAGGGTTCACCAACGAACACCTTTGCCAACTACGCTAGAAGCACATGTCATGTTTAATCCCTACCGGCGTGTGTTATGAATTGATTAAACACTCCTTTTGGCTGTACCTTATAATACCAACCGTTCATCCTGTTTCATGTGTTCAACCAACCACTGGTGGTTTATGTCCTTCCAATTTTATGAATGGGTCGGCAATAAATCAAACATTAGGCAAAGTATCAGCAGCTAAAAGCATAAAATAATTCACCAAATGGAATAATCAATTAAGTAAACACCATAGGAACCCGCTGAATACTCTATAAACGTCGCACATCACTGACAAAAGTGACTAATCACGTATATCACATGTGCTAAATGCTGGAAAAGAGTCAGGTAAAAGTGACAAGTCATACACTGGACTGCAATTGTTTTATTCTAATTTGCATATGAAGCAAACAAGTACTAGAACATAATGAACAGATTGGATTACTACCTTCTAGAATTTATTTAGAATGAAATCTGTGCACATTACTAATATTCAATTAGCTATCATACAAGAGATTTGCTCTAGTCCAGTAAAATGTACCgtaggatgtgcactattagatccaacgatcaaaaatgatttggtaactcaagatactttctattggactgaagcaaatctcatcGTGGTGTAATCATCGCTTTCACCTGGAGAATAGCCGCGTTGGAGCCACATCCTTCTTGGAAATCCAGGAGGAATCGAAACAGGAGCCAGAGTCCAACGGCAGCCTTGTTTTGCCTCTCAGATCAGATGCCTTTGTTTTCCTGTGTCCTTATCTTATCCTGGCATACGCACGTTGCACATTTGCATCCATCCAACTGTGATGACGAAATCTGCCAACAATGTCTGTCGTCCTGTCTTTGTGCACCCTGCAAATTAACAGGCTTGTCATCAACACTGAATCTTTTCAGCAGATATTGCTTTCTGTGTTTGTCGAAAGTTCAGTTTCAAGTTCAGAGATTCATCCTTCAACCTTCAGTACTGAAAACCACACATACTTTTATACCAAGAAAGTGCGCAAAATTCACAGGATTAGTTTGATCAGTGGACAACTAGCAACTCAAGAGTAACCGAGATACATAAGTTGGAGTGTCATCTCTATAACAAGATTATGGTACCACGAAACTGGAATCGACAATATCAGAAATCAACACTTGATCAAGACCGACATCACTAGATCAAGCTAAGAAAGCGAGCACTTACTACTGATTAACATTAATGCAAAACCAGACAGAGAAATTTAATTTCCTACTAACTACTACCTTTGTTCAGAATAGAaacatttctaggttgtttagcacaaactaaaaatatattaaaagattCTTATTCTAAACATCTGATTGACTATAAAATTAgttgaaataattaaaaccATGGGAAttattacataaatatttgtacTGTGCTACAAAATTCGAATCCTacacatgtttatattttgaatttttttatcattcttgaaaatTACCTTGATGTATCACaatttttagcgtaaaattctGATACCTATAttgtacctcaagatactaaatttttatataaaaaatatggcacCTACTTTAATCCACGAGGATCACTAATTAGGTACAACTGATCACACTAATTCTGATGAACCTAATCTAGCTGGTCCCTTTTAGGGATGGATatcgagccagctcggctcgacttggctcggctcgttcTAGCTCGTTATGACGAGctggcttggctcggctcattatcttaacgagctaaaaacccagctcggctcgactcgttagaaagctcgagctggctcgttaggctcgtgagcagATGGAGCCCGGGACTAGGAAGCGACGCGCCGAAGGAGCTTGGTGCGGTGGCCGGTGGGCGAGCTCGAGGTGGCGACCGTCGACGGAGTGGCACGAGGCAACGGCCGCGGAAGGAGGAGCTCGGGGCGGCGGTAGATCGGCGACCGTCGGTGGAGGCgcatggcggcggccacgACAGAGCTCGGGGCGACGACAGATCGGTGGCCGTCAGTTGAGCGGCACAAGGGGCGGCCGCcacggcggaggagctcggccGGCGGCTACGGCGAAGCAgcgtgaggcggcggccgtcggcggTGGAGCTCGGGGCGGCAGCCATGGCGGAGCAGCGTGAGGCGGCGATCATCGGCGGTGGAGCTTGGGGCGGTGGCCACGGCGGAACAgtgcgagg includes:
- the LOC102707044 gene encoding pyrrolidone-carboxylate peptidase, whose amino-acid sequence is MGSEGPSVVTVHITGFKKFHGVAENPTEKIVSNLKSFVEKKGLPKNLVLGSCTILETAGQGALGTLYKVLESAVAERENGSSAQGQVIWIHFGVNSGATRFALENQAVNEATFRCPDELGWKPQRVPIVPSDGGISRTRETTLPVNELTKSLRKTGYDVMPSDDAGRFVCNYVYYHSLRFAEQHGIKSLFVHVPLFLTIDEEVQMHFVASLLEALAVLN
- the LOC102706767 gene encoding peroxidase 2-like — protein: MATKLLAAAVTVLALLGNGMCQQGPSPSPSPSPSGGAAGLAVGFYDSACPNAEAIVRGVVKKAVEQDPGVGAGLIRLLFHDCFVQGCDGSVLLDATVANPQPEKLAPPNLTLRGFEVIDQAKAALEAACPGDVSCADVVAFAGRDATVLLSATKAEFAMPAGRLDGRVSLASEALDFLPPPTSNLSDLTASFAAKGLGVGDLVVLSGAHTVGRSHCSSFSDRLNSSNSDINPALAASLRRQCSANASSAAGGDPTVMQDAVTPDVLDSQYYTNVLNGSALFTSDAALLTSLETKVAVLANAIIPGLWEGRFRTAMVKMAAVEVKSVADGEVRKNCRVIN